A single region of the Vicia villosa cultivar HV-30 ecotype Madison, WI unplaced genomic scaffold, Vvil1.0 ctg.000568F_1_1, whole genome shotgun sequence genome encodes:
- the LOC131629488 gene encoding probable inactive purple acid phosphatase 27: MESSNWLLKHVSILLILFFTSSMSSTLDLMVSHTKALHQNFTAVSDFRLINRRILKDGSILNPYVKLIISKNSSLLDDQFVTVTVTGVSKPRDGDWVAMISPSNSNVKTCLLNEFYYLQTGDTSKLPLLCHYPVKAQYLKNDPDYLSCKNKECKKEQNGKCSVTTCSGSIKFHVINIRTDIEFVFFTGGFLTPFLAGRSTPLGFANPKKPLYGHLSSIDSTATSMRLTWISGDKEPQQIQYGDGKTVTSAVTTFSQDDMCSSALPSPAKDFGWHDPGFIHSAIMTGLNPSTAYSYRYGSNSVDWSEQIKFSTPPSGGSDELKFVAFGDMGKTPLDASEEHYIQPGALSVIKAIANEADSNNVNSVFHIGDISYATGFLAEWDFFMNLISPVASRVSYMTAIGNHERDYVDSGSVYQTPDSGGECGVPYETYFPMPTSAKDKPWYSIEQASVHFTVISTEHDWSLNSEQYEWMKKDMASVNRQHTPWLVFMGHRPMYTSNQGFSSKDQNFIKAVEPLLLANKVDLALFGHVHNYERTCSVYQNKCKAMPIKDQKGVDTYDNKNYSAPVHAVIGMAGFTLDKSSNNGDSWSLKRISEFGYLRAHATKNDLNLEFVTSDTREVKDSFRITK, encoded by the exons ATGGAATCCTCAAATTGGCTTCTCAAACATGTTTCCATTTTACTCATTCTCTTCTTTACTTCTTCAATGTCCTCAACTTTAGACCTTATGGTTTCACACACTAAAGCCTTGCACCAAAACTTCACTGCTGTATCAGATTTTAGATTGATAAATAGAAGAATTTTGAAAGATGGTTCTATTTTAAATCCTTATGTTAAACTCATTATCAGCAAAAATTCAAGCTTGTTGGATGACCAATTCGTCACCGTTACGGTAACCGGAGTTTCGAAGCCGAGAGATGGAGATTGGGTGGCTATGATCTCACCTTCAAATTCCAA TGTTAAAACTTGTCTTCTCAATGAATTTTATTATCTACAAACTGGTGATACTTCAAAACTTCCTCTGCTTTGTCATTACCCTGTCAAG GCACAATACTTGAAAAACGATCCAGATTACCTAAGCTGCAAAAACAAAGAATGCAAGAAAGAGCAGAATGGGAAATGCAGTGTGACAACTTGTAGTGGTTCCATAAAGTTTCATGTTATCAACATTAGAACTGACATTGAGTTTGTGTTCTTCACTGGTGGGTTTCTCACCCCTTTTCTTGCTGGAAGGTCCACACCTTTGGGGTTTGCTAATCCTAAGAAGCCACTTTATGGACATCTCTCAAGCATTGATTCAACTGCAACATCT ATGAGGTTGACATGGATTAGTGGAGACAAAGAACCTCAACAAATCCAATATGGAGATGGGAAAACTGTTACTTCAGCAGTTACTACTTTTTCACAAGATGATATGTGCA GTTCAGCATTGCCAAGTCCTGCTAAGGATTTTGGATGGCATGACCCAGGATTTATCCACTCGGCAATTATGACAGGACTCAACCCATCAACTGCCTACTCCTACAGATATGGAAG TAACTCGGTTGATTGGAGTgaacaaatcaaattttcaactCCACCTTCTGGAGGATCAGATGAGCTCAAGTTTGTTGCATTTGGTGATATGGGAAAGACCCCTCTTGATGCTTCAGAAGAACATTACATTCAG CCTGGAGCTTTATCAGTTATAAAAGCTATAGCTAATGAAGCGGATTCCAACAACGTAAACTCGGTTTTTCACATTGGAGACATAAGCTATGCGACTGGTTTTCTAGCAGAATGGGATTTCTTCATGAACCTCATTAGTCCGGTAGCTTCAAGAGTTTCTTACATGACTGCAATTGGGAACCATGAGAG gGATTATGTAGATTCTGGTTCAGTTTATCAAACACCTGACTCTGGTGGTGAATGTGGAGTACCTTATGAAACATACTTTCCAATGCCAACTTCTGCAAAGGATAAGCCATGGTACTCTATTGAACAAGCAAGTGTTCATTTCACAGTAATATCCACTGAACATGACTGGTCCCTAAATTCTGAGcag TATGAATGGATGAAAAAGGATATGGCATCAGTTAATAGACAACATACTCCTTGGTTAGTCTTCATGGG aCATAGACCAATGTACACTTCAAACCAAGGATTTTCATCTaaagatcaaaattttattaaaGCTGTGGAGCCATTGCTATTAGCGAATAAG GTTGACTTGGCTCTTTTTGGCCATGTGCATAATTATGAAAGAACTTGTTCTGTGTATCAGAATAAGTGCAAAGCTATGCCTATAAAGGATCAAAAGGGAGTAGACACTTATGACAACAAAAATTATAGTGCTCCTGTACATGCTGTCATTGGCATGGCTGGTTTCACCTTAGACAAATCCTCAAACAAT GGTGATAGCTGGAGTCTTAAAAGAATTTCAGAGTTTGGTTATTTAAGAGCACATGCTACTAAAAATGATTTAAACTTGGAG TTTGTGACATCAGATACAAGAGAAGTTAAGGATAGTTTCCGCATTACAAAGTAA